A single window of Onychomys torridus chromosome 8, mOncTor1.1, whole genome shotgun sequence DNA harbors:
- the Myh1 gene encoding myosin-1 isoform X2, with protein MSSDAEMAVFGEAAPYLRKSEKERIEAQNKPFDAKSSVFVVDAKESFVKATVQSREGGKVTAKTEGGATVTVKDDQVFPMNPPKYDKIEDMAMMTHLHEPAVLYNLKERYAAWMIYTYSGLFCVTVNPYKWLPVYNAEVVAAYRGKKRQEAPPHIFSISDNAYQFMLTDRENQSILITGESGAGKTVNTKRVIQYFATIAVTGEKKKEEAPSGKMQGTLEDQIISANPLLEAFGNAKTVRNDNSSRFGKFIRIHFGTTGKLASADIETYLLEKSRVTFQLKAERSYHIFYQIMSNKKPDLIEMLLITTNPYDYAFVSQGEITVPSIDDQEELMATDSAIDILGFTSDERVSIYKLTGAVMHYGNMKFKQKQREEQAEPDGTEVADKAAYLQNLNSADLLKALCYPRVKVGNEYVTKGQTVQQVYNSVGALAKAVYEKMFLWMVTRINQQLDTKQPRQYFIGVLDIAGFEIFDFNSLEQLCINFTNEKLQQFFNHHMFVLEQEEYKKEGIEWEFIDFGMDLAACIELIEKPMGIFSILEEECMFPKATDTSFKNKLYEQHLGKSNNFQKPKPAKGKAEAHFSLVHYAGTVDYNIAGWLDKNKDPLNETVVGLYQKSSMKTLAYLFSGAAAASGGGGGKKAAKKKGSSFQTVSALFRENLNKLMTNLRSTHPHFVRCIIPNETKTPGAMEHELVLHQLRCNGVLEGIRICRKGFPSRILYADFKQRYKVLNASAIPEGQFIDSKKASEKLLGSIDIDHTQYKFGHTKVFFKAGLLGLLEEMRDDKLAQLITRTQAMCRGYLARVEYQKMVERRESIFCIQYNVRAFMNVKHWPWMKLYFKIKPLLKSAETEKEMANMKEEFEKAKENLAKAEAKRKELEEKMVALMQEKNDLQLQVQSEADSLADAEERCDQLIKTKIQLEAKIKEVTERAEDEEEINAELTAKKRKLEDECSELKKDIDDLELTLAKVEKEKHATENKVKNLTEEMAGLDETIAKLTKEKKALQEAHQQTLDDLQAEEDKVNTLTKAKIKLEQQVDDLEGSLEQEKKIRMDLERAKRKLEGDLKLAQESTMDVENDKQQLDEKLKKKEFEMSNLQSKIEDEQALGMQLQKKIKELQARIEELEEEIEAERASRAKAEKQRSDLSRELEEISERLEEAGGATSAQIEMNKKREAEFQKMRRDLEEATLQHEATAATLRKKHADSVAELGEQIDNLQRVKQKLEKEKSEMKMEIDDLASNMEVISKSKGNLEKMCRTLEDQVSELKTKEEEQQRLINELTAQRGRLQTESGEYSRQLDEKDSLVSQLSRGKQAFTQQIEELKRQLEEEIKAKSALAHALQSSRHDCDLLREQYEEEQEAKAELQRAMSKANSEVAQWRTKYETDAIQRTEELEEAKKKLAQRLQDAEEHVEAVNAKCASLEKTKQRLQNEVEDLMIDVERTNAACAALDKKQRNFDKILAEWKQKYEETHAELEASQKEARSLSTELFKIKNAYEESLDHLETLKRENKNLQQEISDLTEQIAEGGKRIHELEKIKKQIEQEKSELQAALEEAEASLEHEEGKILRIQLELNQVKSEIDRKIAEKDEEIDQLKRNHIRVVESMQSTLDAEIRSRNDAIRIKKKMEGDLNEMEIQLNHSNRMAAEALRNYRNTQGILKDTQLHLDDALRGQEDLKEQLAMVERRANLLQAEIEELRATLEQTERSRKIAEQELLDASERVQLLHTQNTSLINTKKKLETDISQIQGEMEDIVQEARNAEEKAKKAITDAAMMAEELKKEQDTSAHLERMKKNLEQTVKDLQHRLDEAEQLALKGGKKQIQKLEARVRELEGEVENEQKRNVEAIKGLRKHERRVKELTYQTEEDRKNVLRLQDLVDKLQSKVKAYKRQAEEAEEQSNVNLAKFRKIQHELEEAEERADIAESQVNKLRVKSREVHTKIISEE; from the exons ATGAGTTCCGACGCCGAGATGGCCGTTTTCGGGGAGGCTGCTCCTTACCTCCGAAAGTCTGAAAAGGAGCGAATCGAGGCTCAGAACAAGCCTTTTGATGCCAAGTCATCCGTGTTTGTGGTGGATGCCAAGGAGTCTTTTGTGAAAGCCACAGTGCAGAGCAGGGAAGGGGGGAAGGTGACAGCCAAGACCGAAGGTGGAGCT ACTGTAACAGTAAAAGATGATCAAGTCTTCCCCATGAATCCTCCCAAGTACGACAAGATTGAGGACATGGCCATGATGACCCACCTCCACGAACCCGCTGTGCTGTACAACCTCAAAGAGCGTTATGCAGCCTGGATGATCTAC ACTTACTCAGGCCTGTTCTGCGTCACTGTCAACCCCTACAAGTGGTTGCCGGTGTACAATGCAGAGGTAGTGGCGGCCTACCGAGGCAAAAAGCGCCAGGAAGCCCCGCCCCACATCTTCTCCATCTCTGACAATGCCTACCAGTTTATGCTGACGG ATCGGGAGAATCAGTCTATTTTGATCAC TGGAGAATCCGGGGCCGGGAAGACTGTGAACACGAAGCGTGTCATCCAGTACTTTGCGACAATTGCAGTCActggggagaagaaaaaggaggaggcgCCTTCTGGCAAAATGCAG GGAACCCTGGAAGATCAAATCATCAGTGCCAACCCCCTGCTGGAGGCCTTTGGCAATGCCAAGACCGTGAGGAACGACAATTCCTCTCGCTTT GGTAAATTCATCAGGATCCACTTTGGTACCACAGGGAAACTGGCTTCTGCTGATATTGAAACAT ATCTTCTGGAGAAGTCTAGAGTCACCTTCCAGCTAAAAGCTGAAAGAAGCTACCACATTTTTTATCAGATCATGTCTAACAAGAAGCCAGATCTAATTG AAATGCTCCTGATCACCACCAACCCATACGACTACGCCTTTGTCAGTCAGGGGGAGATCACAGTGCCCAGCATTGATGACCAAGAAGAGTTGATGGCCACAGAT AGTGCCATTGATATTCTGGGCTTCACTTCTGATGAAAGAGTCTCCATCTATAAGCTCACAGGAGCCGTGATGCATTATGGGAACATGAAGTTCAAGCAGAAGCAGCGTGAGGAGCAGGCGGAGCCAGACGGCACTGAAG TTGCTGACAAGGCTGCCTATCTCCAGAATCTGAACTCTGCTGACCTGCTCAAAGCCTTGTGTTACCCTAGGGTCAAGGTCGGCAATGAGTATGTCACCAAAGGCCAGACTGTGCAGCAG GTGTACAACTCCGTGGGCGCCCTGGCCAAAGCTGTCTATGAGAAGATGTTCCTGTGGATGGTCACCCGCATCAACCAGCAGCTGGACACCAAACAGCCCAGGCAGTACTTCATTGGGGTCTTGGACATCGCTGGCTTTGAGATCTTTGAT TTCAACAGCCTGGAGCAGCTGTGCATCAACTTCACCAACGAGAAACTGCAGCAGTTTTTCAACCACCACATGTTcgtgctggagcaggaggagtACAAGAAGGAAGGCATTGAGTGGGAGTTCATCGACTTTGGGATGGACCTGGCTGCCTGCATCGAGCTCATCGAGAAG CCGATGGGCATCTTCTCCATCCTGGAAGAGGAGTGCATGTTCCCCAAGGCAACAGACACCTCCTTCAAGAACAAGCTCTATGAACAGCATCTTGGAAAGTCCAACAACTTCCAGAAGCCCAAGCCCGCCAAAGGCAAGGCTGAAGCCCACTTCTCACTGGTGCACTATGCAGGGACCGTGGACTACAACATTGCTGGCTGGCTGGACAAGAACAAGGACCCCCTGAATGAGACTGTGGTTGGGTTGTACCAGAAGTCTTCAATGAAAACTCTGGCTTACCTCTTCTCtggggcagcagcagct TCTGGTGGCGGTGGCGGAAAGAAAGCCGCTAAGAAGAAGGGTTCTTCTTTCCAGACCGTGTCTGCTCTCTTCAGG GAGAATCTGAATAAGCTAATGACCAATCTGAGGAGCACCCACCCTCACTTTGTACGCTGCATCATCCCCAATGAAACTAAGACTCCTG gtgccATGGAGCATGAACTGGTCCTGCACCAGCTGAGGTGTAACGGGGTGCTGGAAGGCATCCGTATCTGCCGGAAGGGATTCCCAAGCAGGATCCTCTATGCAGACTTCAAGCAGAG ATACAAGGTGCTAAATGCAAGTGCCATCCCTGAGGGACAATTCATCGATAGCAAGAAGGCTTCTGAGAAGCTCCTTGGCTCCATCGACATTGACCACACTCAATATAAGTTTGGTCACACCAAG GTGTTCTTCAAAGCTGGTCTTCTGGGGCTCCTAGAGGAGATGAGAGATGACAAGTTGGCCCAGCTGATTACCCGAACCCAGGCTATGTGCAGAGGGTACTTGGCAAGAGTGGAGTACCAGAAGATGGTGGAGAGAAG AGAGTCCATCTTCTGCATCCAGTACAATGTCCGTGCCTTCATGAATGTCAAGCACTGGCCTTGGATGAAGCTGTATTTCAAGATCAAGCCCCTGCTGAAGAGTgcggagacagagaaggagatggCCAACATGAAGGAAGAATTTGAAAAAGCTAAAGAAAACCTTGCAAAGGCTGAAGCCAAAAGGAAAGAACTGGAAGAAAAGATGGTAGCTCTGATGCAAGAGAAAAATGACCTGCAGCTCCAAGTTCAGTCT gaagcagacagcTTGGCTGATGCTGAAGAAAGATGTGACCAGTTGATCAAAACCAAAATCCAGCTGGAGGCCAAAATCAAGGAGGTGACAGAGAGagctgaggatgaggaggagatcAATGCTGAGCTGACCGCCAAGAAGAGGAAGCTGGAAGATGAGTGTTCAGAGCTGAAGAAAGACATCGACGACCTCGAGCTGACCCTGGCCAAGGTTGAGAAGGAGAAGCATGCCACAGAGAACAAG GTGAAAAACCTCACAGAGGAGATGGCAGGCCTGGACGAAACAATCGCCAAGCTGACCAAAGAGAAGAAGGCCCTCCAAGAGGCCCACCAGCAGACCCTGGATGACCTGCAGGCAGAGGAGGACAAAGTCAACACCCTGACCAAAGCCAAAATCAAGCTTGAACAGCAAGTAGATGAT CTTGAAGGCTCTctggaacaagaaaagaaaatccggATGGATCTTGAAAGGGCAAAGAGGAAGCTGGAGGGAGACCTCAAATTGGCCCAAGAATCCACAATGGATGTAGAAAATGACAAACAGCAGCTTGATGAAAAGCTTAAAAA GAAAGAGTTTGAAATGAGCAATCTGCAAAGCAAGATTGAAGATGAGCAGGCCCTTGGCATGCAGCTGCAGAAGAAAATCAAGGAGTTGCAA GCCCGCattgaggagctggaggaggaaatCGAGGCAGAGAGGGCCTCCAGAGCTAAAGCAGAGAAGCAGCGCTCTGACCTCTCCAGGGAACTGGAGGAGATCAGTGAGAGGCTGGAAGAAGCTGGTGGAGCCACTTCAGCCCAGATCGAGATGAACAAGAAGAGAGAGGCTGAGTTCCAGAAGATGCGCAGGGACCTGGAGGAGGCCACCCTGCAGCACGAGGCCACAGCAGCCACCCTGAGGAAGAAGCATGCAGACAGCGTGGCTGAACTTGGGGAGCAGATTGACAACCTGCAACGCGTCAAGCAGAagctggagaaggagaagagcgAGATGAAGATGGAGATCGATGACCTCGCCAGTAACATGGAAGTTATTTCCAAATCCAAG GGAAATCTTGAAAAGATGTGCCGCACACTGGAAGACCAAGTGAGTGAGCTGAAAACCAAGGAGGAGGAACAGCAGCGGCTGATCAATGAGCTGACAGCCCAGCGAGGGCGTCTGCAGACCGAGTCAG GTGAATATTCACGCCAGCTAGATGAAAAGGACTCACTAGTGTCCCAGCTCTCCAGGGGTAAACAGGCATTCACACAACAGATTGAGGAGCTGAAGAGGCAGCTTGAAGAGGAGATAAAG GCCAAGAGTGCCCTGGCTCATGCTCTTCAGTCTTCCCGCCATGACTGTGACCTACTGAGGGAACAGTATGAAGAGGAGCAGGAAGCCAAGGCCGAGCTGCAGAGGGCCATGTCTAAGGCCAACAGTGAGGTGGCCCAGTGGAGGACAAAATATGAGACGGATGCCATCCAACGcacagaggagctggaggaggccAA GAAGAAGCTGGCTCAGCGTCTGCAGGATGCTGAGGAGCACGTGGAAGCCGTGAATGCCAAGTGTGCTTCCCTGGAGAAGACGAAGCAGAGGCTGCAGAATGAGGTGGAGGACCTCATGATTGATGTAGAGAGGACCAACGCGGCCTGTGCTGCCCTggacaagaagcagagaaactTTGACAAG ATCCTGGCAGAATGGAAACAGAAGTATGAGGAAACCCACGCTGAGCTTGAAGCCTCTCAAAAGGAGGCCCGCTCTCTCAGCACAGAGCTGTTCAAGATTAAGAATGCTTATGAGGAATCCTTAGACCATCTTGAAACCTTGAAACGGGAAAATAAGAATTTGCAAC AGGAGATTTCTGATCTCACGGAACAGATCGCAGAAGGAGGGAAACGTATCCATgaactggaaaaaataaagaagcaaattgAGCAGGAAAAATCTGAGCTCCAGGCTGCTTtagaggaagcagag GCATCCCTGGAACATGAAGAGGGCAAGATCCTGCGCATCCAGCTGGAGCTGAACCAAGTCAAGTCTGAGATTGACAGGAAGATTGCCGAGAAGGATGAGGAGATCGACCAGCTCAAGAGAAACCACATTAGAGTTGTGGAGTCCATGCAGAGCACACTGGATGCAGAGATCAGGAGCAGGAATGACGCCATCAGGATCaagaagaagatggagggagacCTCAATGAGATGGAAATCCAGCTGAACCACTCCAACCGCATGGCTGCCGAGGCCCTGAGAAACTACAGGAACACACAGGGCATCCTCAAG GACACCCAGCTGCACCTGGATGATGCTCTCCGAGGCCAGGAGGACCTGAAGGAACAGCTGGCCATGGTTGAGCGCAGAGCCAACCTGCTGCAGGCTGAGATTGAGGAGCTGCGGGCCACGCTGGAGCAGacagagaggagcaggaagatTGCAGAGCAGGAGCTGCTGGATGCCAGTGAGCGCGTGCAGCTCCTGCACACCCAG AACACCAGCCTCATCAACACCAAGAAGAAGCTGGAGACAGACATTTCCCAGAtccagggagagatggaggacatCGTCCAGGAAGCCCGCAATGCAGAAGAGAAGGCCAAGAAAGCCATCACTGAT GCTGCCATGATGGCAGAGGAGCTGAAGAAGGAGCAGGACACCAGCGCCCATCTAGAGCGGATGAAGAAGAACCTGGAGCAGACGGTGAAGGACCTGCAGCACCGTCTAGATGAGGCTGAGCAGCTGGCGCTGAAGGGCGGCAAGAAGCAGATCCAGAAACTGGAGGCCAGG GTCCGTGAACTTGAAGGAGAAGTTGAAAATGAACAGAAGCGCAATGTTGAAGCCATCAAGGGTCTGCGCAAGCACGAGAGGAGAGTGAAGGAACTCACTTACCAA ACTGAGGAAGACCGCAAGAATGTTCTCAGGCTCCAGGACCTCGTGGACAAACTACAATCAAAGGTGAAAGCCTACAAGAGACAGGCGGAGGAAGCG